AAAAACAATCGGCCATGACCCGCAATCCCGCCGAACTGCTGAAAGCCTGCCTGCCGGGGTGGGCAGAAGTGCTGCGTCCGGGCGGCTGCATGGTGTTTTCGTGGAACAACAATGTGCTTGCCCGTGAGAAAATGACGGAGATTTTAAAAAAAGCCGGACTGAACGTTTTGAACGAGGGCCCTTATGCGCAGTTTGAACACCGGGTCGATCAGGCCATTTTGAGAGACATCATTGTGGCGAAAAAGTAAAACAAAATATTGACAAAATCTCTCTGAAGCGCTAAAATGTTACCGTTTCTATTGGCAGAAAGAGGGAAAGAATTTGAAAAAAAGTGTATCTATTTTGTTGAGCGTTGTGATGGCGCTGGGTTTGGCGTGCTTTTCGGGGTGCCAAACCGCACCGAAATCCGAAAGAACCGACATTGTAGTGATCAGTGATCTGCATCTGTATGTGGACGACACTTATGAGAGAACCGAATATGACCAGCAGGTTATTGCGGACTTTTTGGAAATGATCAGAACATCCGAGACGGTTGCGGAACTGGTGATCAACGGTGATTTATTCGATCAGTGGGTCGTTCCGCTGGACTACGAAATTTCCGACATGGCCTCGTTTGACGATTTGATTGCGGCAAACAATCAGGTGATTGTGGATGCGATCAACGCAATCATCACCGACGGTGAGATCAAGGTGACTTTTGTGCCCGGCAACCACGACATGACCTTTGACGCGCAGGAAGCCGAACGGGTGTTCCCCGGCATCAATCAGGCGCGGGATGCCGTGGGCTTGGGTACTTATACGGCGATGGGCGGCGAAATCGCGATCGAACACGGAGATCGGTATAATTTCGTTTGTGGCCCGGACCCCATCTCAAACCGTGATATCACACAAAGCGATTCGATTGTGCCCGTCGGGTATTTTTTCACCCGAATCGCAGTGACCTCGGCGCAGGAAAAAGTGACGGTTTCGGCCGATATCGTCCCGCCCATTGCGCAGGATATGATTGACCAGTCGCAGATGAACCGATATTTTAACTACATGAGCTGGGCGGCTGTTTTATCGCAGCTTCCGCTTTCGGAGTATTATGCCGACAAGATCATTAAGACCAATTTCGACGGCTATACCGACACCTATGCAATTGCCGACCTGCTGCCTTATCTGACCGAAGACGGCACAATCGAGGCAAATTTATACGGCGACGTCGCCGACAACTGGGCCGAACGTCAGCAACTGAACAATGTGGCCGTGCCCATCGACGTTGTCACTGCTATGATGAACGCCGGTTCGAATGATTTTACCGACTCGTTGGCACAAACCGAGTATTTTGATGCGGGTTCACCGGCGAGAATCGTGGTATTCAGCCACACGCACGCCGCCAAGATCACCGTTTCGACCAATGCGGCCGGTCAGAAAGTGATCTATGCCAACAGCGGTTCATGGCGGGATAGCGCACCCGATTATCCGGTGAACACCTATCTGATTATCACACCGGCAAAGGAAGAAACGGCAACCACGGTGAGTTTGTATCAGTATTCGGCTGACGGCACGACAACACTTTTACAGCAAGAGACCCTCGCAGACTAAATAAATATAAAACAAGCAGGCGGCAGGTGAATACCTGCCGCCTGTTCGGCGTTATATAAAGCCATGATATGTCTGAGATTTTTCGACTTCGCTCAGAATGACAAAATCCACGCCTTGACAACCGCAGGTTGCTTTTTGAGAACCCGGCGGGTGGTGGTATTCTTGACGGAAAACGATTATAATGAATTTGAACTTTGAAATCCGACGGGAAAGGTGATCAATAATATGACAATCGGAAGCAAAATTTCGGCGCTGCGCGCCAAATCCGGACTGACACAGGAGGAACTTGCCGATATTCTGCATGTCTCCAGACAGGCGGTTCAAAAATGGGAATCGGATACGACAAGACCGGAACTGGACAAGCTCGTAGCGATTGCCGAATACTTCAATATCACTCTGGACGGGCTGGTATGCGCCAAAACTGCCGCCAACAACGATGAGGAACTGCGTTTCAACCGTGAGTTCGTGCCGAGTTATGCCGATATGCATGGTTGGGAGGTCTACTCCGCCAATATCCAAATCGAATGTCAGCAGATGCATGACGAGGGGTATGATATTGAACCCTATAAAAAACTGGCCAACGAGATCGGCTTGCTGCCACCCGGAAAACCCCGCGAGGAGATGGCCGAGAGTTTATTCAGCCTTTTAAAAAGCTGCAAAAAGCGGGAGGGTTATACATTCAACGAA
The sequence above is drawn from the Oscillospiraceae bacterium genome and encodes:
- a CDS encoding metallophosphoesterase, with the protein product MKKSVSILLSVVMALGLACFSGCQTAPKSERTDIVVISDLHLYVDDTYERTEYDQQVIADFLEMIRTSETVAELVINGDLFDQWVVPLDYEISDMASFDDLIAANNQVIVDAINAIITDGEIKVTFVPGNHDMTFDAQEAERVFPGINQARDAVGLGTYTAMGGEIAIEHGDRYNFVCGPDPISNRDITQSDSIVPVGYFFTRIAVTSAQEKVTVSADIVPPIAQDMIDQSQMNRYFNYMSWAAVLSQLPLSEYYADKIIKTNFDGYTDTYAIADLLPYLTEDGTIEANLYGDVADNWAERQQLNNVAVPIDVVTAMMNAGSNDFTDSLAQTEYFDAGSPARIVVFSHTHAAKITVSTNAAGQKVIYANSGSWRDSAPDYPVNTYLIITPAKEETATTVSLYQYSADGTTTLLQQETLAD